From the bacterium genome, the window GGGAAGCCGGTCAAGGATAGAACGGTTTCTTTCGGGATCGTCATGGATGGGACGGGTAATATCGGTGAGAATATATCCGGGGGCGACGGCATTGACATTGATACCACGGGGCGCCCACTCGTTGCAGAGCGATTTGGTGAACTGCGTTATCGCCGCTTTTGCCGCAGCATACGAGGGCACAAAATAGCCGCCCGACCATGCAAGCATGCTGGAGGTGTTGATTATTTTCCCTCCCTGTCCGCGTTCGAGCATGTGACGGCCAACCTCGCGGCACATGAAAAAGGTGCCCTTTGCCTGAATATTCATGACAAAATCCCATTTATCCTCGGGAAATTCCTCCGATTTGGAACGGAACAGCACGCCGGCGCCGTTAATGAGAACATCGATCTTTCCGAAATCCTTGATAATCTGTACCACAGTATCCGCAATAACCGGCACTTTCGAGACATCACAGTTATAGACCCGTGAGGTTCCGCCCTGTGCTTCGATGGCTTTTTTTGTCTCTTCGGCGCCCTTCATGTTCACATCGACTATCGCCACAGCAGCGCCCGCTTCTCCATAGCCCTTTGCCACTTCCCGGAAAATACCCGAGGAAGCTCCGGTGATAACAGCAACTTTACCGGAAAAATCATATGTAACCCCATCATACGTTTTCATGAACAGACCTCCGTAAAAAAAGAAACCACAAGACTATTATGAACAGAAATTATAACCCGTTTCAACCGGGTCCGCTTCTTATACCGAAAAATACACGATTTACACAAAAAATCAACGTTAAGCAAATGATACACATATATCCAAACAAGGCAAAAACATCTTACATCGCCAGAAACCCGCCATCAATATAGAGCGTCGTTCCGGTCATATATCCTGAGGCATCGCTTGCAAGGTATACGGCAGCTCCGGCGAAATCCTCGGGTTTCCCCCAACGCCCGAGCGCCATCCTGCTTGTAAGGTATCCGTACCGTTCGGGCGAATTGCGGACGCCCTCGGTCATATCCGTTTCACTGAAGCCGGGACCGATGCCGTTGACACGGATTCCGTACGGCCCCCAGTCATTGGCAAGCGCCCGCACGAGCATGTTAATCGCCCCTTTGGAAGATGCATAACCGGGAACATTGAGGCTGCCGTGCACTGAAAGCACCGAGTCGGTCAGAACAATCGACCCGCCGCGGCCCTGTTCGATCATGACACGTGCAGCAAGCTGCGACAGGAGAAAAACCGAGCGGACATTGATCCTAAATACATCATCGAAATCTTCCATTGAATGTTCATGCGAAACACCGCGCCGTACGATTCCTGCATTGCAGAAAAGAAAGTCGATACCGCCCAATTCCGAACGAGCCGTATCAACGAGACGCTTGACCTCATCGTCATTACTGACATCGGTCACAACCGGTATGACTCTCGTTCCATAAACTCTCAGTTCCTGGGCGGCCTTCTCCAGCCTGTCTTTGTCACGGGCAGCAATAACCAGGTCCGCTCCCATTTCGACCAGTCCTTCGGCCATACCTCTGCCGAGACCGCGAGATGCCCCGGTAATAATGCCCCTCTTATTCTCCAGACTGAATTTCTCCTTAATCACCCACGGCTCCCCGCGCAGTTTCGTTCTTTTTTTACAACATAAGTATTTACTGTAATATAACCTCTCAAAAATTCATATACAATATCTTTTCAAAATTATTGCATCGACACTTAAACAGTGACATCGGTTAACGTCATGCCGAACTCGTTTCGGCATCTATTCCGGGTAATGGCAACATTATTTATTCACAGAAATATTAATCACGAAAGCATCAGATTGAAAAATGTTCATTATATATAAAAATAATACTTGACAGTATAATAGAATACACTTATTTTTGCGGTATAATCAATTACACACTATAAAAGTCAGCCTGTATATATTCATTATTAACCAATACATTCAAGGAGTAAGTGATGTCGAAAAATCTCACCAAACGTCAGGCTTCGATTCTTTCATTCATCAAAGAGTTTGCGATCGAGTACGGGTATCCGCCGACTATTCCTGAAATCCAGGCACAATTTGACATTAAATCGCCTAACGGAGTCAACAATCACATCAAGGCGCTCATCCGTAAAGGGTATTTGAAACGTGAATCATCACGGGCACGGGCGCTCGATATTGTCGGAAGACGTGACGGCTTCCCCATCATCGGCAATGTCGCTGCCGGGGCGCCGCTTCTCGCCCAGGAAAACCTCGAAGGCTATTTCAACATGCACGATGTGTATGGTTCATCTGACGAAATTTTCATGCTCCGCGTCAAAGGTGAAAGCATGATTAAAGCCGGTATTTTCGATGGAGATTATGTCATCGTGAGAATGCAGCAGATAATCGAGCCCGGTGAAATAGGCGTCGCATTCCTGGAAGACGAGGCGACGGTCAAGCGAATCTACTGTGACGGCAACATTATCAGGCTTGTTCCTGAAAATGATGCACTGCAGCCTATTACTGTCAGAAACACCGACCCGTCGTTCCGTATCGGCGGAAAAGTTGTCGGCGTTATCCGGAAAATGTAATAAAACTTATCATCATACATCTTATTTTTCGATACACTCTGTATTTATATAAAAGCAATATAGTGGATTAATTGCTAGTTGCAGTTTATATGAAATGATGTATCGCGAAAGATAGTTGCCTTAAAATGATCAATTTAACAGAAGAACAGAACAGTGCCGTTTTACATTCACAAGGACCAGCTTGTGTCGTGGCTGGTGCTGGAACTGGAAAAACAACCGCGCTCGTCTATCGCATATTTTTTTTGGTTGACCATCAAAACATTGCCCCTAACCGTATCATTATAACTACTTTCACGCGTAAAGCTACTGCTGAACTCTACGACCGGGCTTTCCAACACCTTGGCAAAGTTGCACAGCAATTAAGAATCTCAACAATAGATGCTTTAATTTGGGATTTTGCATGCAAAGCAATGCATCGGGAATTGATGCGTTCTGCACAGTTAATTGGAGAACCCAACCAGCGAGTTCTATTGTTTCACTGCGCGTGGGAAGAATTCGGCAATAAAAGCACTTGCTCAAGAAATATTTGGACTGAAAAAGCAGATAAGGCAGGTCTCGTCAGTTTGCTGGAGAAAAGCATCCGAGCAGAAATGGCCAACAGACAAGAAAAGCAAAAAATCTATTGCTTAATTCAAAGCAAGCTTGATGAACTGAAAAATAGGTCTCATTACTATTCATGGTTCAGTATGCCCAATCTTAATGACTTGAAACTGACAGCGAAGAGATATTACAAAAAGTTGAAAGAGTTGACGGCAACTGATTACGACCTGATGAATAAAGATTTTCTACTTTGCTTGAAACAATACAAGGAGTTTTCCGAAGAGCTTGTATCAGAATCTGACGCTATACTTGTAGATGAATTTCAAGACGTCAGTGATATTCAAGCCGAAATACTTCTTCTGCTATCAGGAAAGCGACGGAATATCTGGGTAGTCGGAGATCCTTGCCAGCAAATATATGAATGGCGGGGTGCAGGGTCAGAGAATATGCTTTGGTTCATCAAGGTAACGAGAGCCAAGAAGTATTACTTGACTGAGAACTGGCGCTCTACGCAAGCAATTTTGAATTGTGCTTACCATTTGCTTAGCAAGAAGATTCCAAGTATAGAGACAAATGGAATGCTCAAGTTATTAATTTCAAAAAGGGATCAAGAATCTGTTGATAATGTTAGACATCCGGTCTATACTGCCACACTCGAACAGGCACTTCTATTTATCAAAAGGTATTTGAAATCAAACCCCAAAATTAAACAAAGTGACATTGCCTTACTCTCAAGTAAATTAGATTCAAGAACAAGAAATGAAATTGAGGATAAAACATATAATAAATTCAATAAACAATACTATTCTTCACGGGCAGATAGTGCAATGGAAGGAATAATCGGTACTCTACCCGCATGGAAACCGGGAAACGCTCTGAATAATCTCTATAAACATCCGGACATACAAAATCTGGTCTCTCGCTCTCTCATCTCAAAAATTTTTTTTGACCTTCGTTCAATTCGACCACTTGCTACAGCATCTGAAGCCATAGACAGCACGCTGCCACCACAAGCGTTTACATTCATTGAAGCTTGGCCAGCATTGAAAAATACTCAAGATAGAGAAGTTTCTGTTACCAATGCTGTTATTAGCAAACAGAATGCAATCCAGGTAATGACCATCCATGCCGCGAAGGGACTGGAATTCCCGATTGTTATTTTAATGAAATTTGGAAAAGCTTTCCCTAATCCCGTAGATACGGAAGACTACCGACTCGCTTATGTTGGCGCAACACGAGCGAGAGATATTTTGATTATTGTTCATACAATTCAGAAACCCATTGAAATACTTAGCGCATTGGGTGATAATCTTATACCTATCAGGGATGACAGAACAACAAATGTTCGCCCAAAGATTAAAGCATATTCGAAACCGACAACACCTCCGATAATTGCAGCGACTGATCTCGACCTCTACGAACAATGCCCCTTAAAATTTGCTGCATATCACGAAGGACGGTTTCTCCCTAAATGGTCTATTCCGCAGAGCATCGGATCAAGAATGCACAAAGCACTTGAATATTACCTTCGAGCAGGTATAAAAACAGATAAAACATCAATTAATAATTGTTTCAAGCGGGGTCTACAGGATGGAGATTCACCATTACGGAAATTACCTTGTAAAGATATCGAAAAGATGAAACAATCCTACAAAGAAATAATTGAAACAATTTCAGAAACCTCACAGAAGGTTCTATCAATAGAATCGAGGTATAGATACTTGCACGATGGATCCGGACAGATTGACGGGGTAGTTGATGCCGTCATCGAGCAACGGGATGGTGTAATTGTTTTAAAAGAGTGGAAAACTTCTACGGATATTGAGACAAAAAAACGGCAGTACGAACTTCAGGCGAGAGCAGGTGCATTGGGCTTTTGTGCACAGAGTTTTTTTCCAATACAAATGGTAGAGATTGTTCCGATCTTTAACCCGGCACTGACAATTTCACTTCGTTATGATGATACATTCATGGCGAAGACTAACGAAATGCTTGATAAAGTATTTAAAGACCTTAATGACAGAAGGTATGAACCGCAACGTGGCAATCACTGCAAATTATGCCAACTTAAATTTCAGTGTCCTGCTTGGTATAAGTCATAATAAACAGGGGTGATTCTGAATCGTAAAAACCATACGGGGAATACAATAAAACACGCATCAAACGACTGGTACGATGCATGCAGTAAAGCCGCATCCATTATTCACGATACTATTCCGGCGCCC encodes:
- a CDS encoding SDR family oxidoreductase, translating into MKTYDGVTYDFSGKVAVITGASSGIFREVAKGYGEAGAAVAIVDVNMKGAEETKKAIEAQGGTSRVYNCDVSKVPVIADTVVQIIKDFGKIDVLINGAGVLFRSKSEEFPEDKWDFVMNIQAKGTFFMCREVGRHMLERGQGGKIINTSSMLAWSGGYFVPSYAAAKAAITQFTKSLCNEWAPRGINVNAVAPGYILTDITRPIHDDPERNRSILDRLPVGRWGNPADLVGPFLFLGSGAADYIHGTILPVDGGWLAR
- a CDS encoding SDR family oxidoreductase is translated as MIKEKFSLENKRGIITGASRGLGRGMAEGLVEMGADLVIAARDKDRLEKAAQELRVYGTRVIPVVTDVSNDDEVKRLVDTARSELGGIDFLFCNAGIVRRGVSHEHSMEDFDDVFRINVRSVFLLSQLAARVMIEQGRGGSIVLTDSVLSVHGSLNVPGYASSKGAINMLVRALANDWGPYGIRVNGIGPGFSETDMTEGVRNSPERYGYLTSRMALGRWGKPEDFAGAAVYLASDASGYMTGTTLYIDGGFLAM
- the lexA gene encoding transcriptional repressor LexA, with the translated sequence MSKNLTKRQASILSFIKEFAIEYGYPPTIPEIQAQFDIKSPNGVNNHIKALIRKGYLKRESSRARALDIVGRRDGFPIIGNVAAGAPLLAQENLEGYFNMHDVYGSSDEIFMLRVKGESMIKAGIFDGDYVIVRMQQIIEPGEIGVAFLEDEATVKRIYCDGNIIRLVPENDALQPITVRNTDPSFRIGGKVVGVIRKM
- a CDS encoding ATP-dependent helicase, whose protein sequence is MINLTEEQNSAVLHSQGPACVVAGAGTGKTTALVYRIFFLVDHQNIAPNRIIITTFTRKATAELYDRAFQHLGKVAQQLRISTIDALIWDFACKAMHRELMRSAQLIGEPNQRVLLFHCAWEEFGNKSTCSRNIWTEKADKAGLVSLLEKSIRAEMANRQEKQKIYCLIQSKLDELKNRSHYYSWFSMPNLNDLKLTAKRYYKKLKELTATDYDLMNKDFLLCLKQYKEFSEELVSESDAILVDEFQDVSDIQAEILLLLSGKRRNIWVVGDPCQQIYEWRGAGSENMLWFIKVTRAKKYYLTENWRSTQAILNCAYHLLSKKIPSIETNGMLKLLISKRDQESVDNVRHPVYTATLEQALLFIKRYLKSNPKIKQSDIALLSSKLDSRTRNEIEDKTYNKFNKQYYSSRADSAMEGIIGTLPAWKPGNALNNLYKHPDIQNLVSRSLISKIFFDLRSIRPLATASEAIDSTLPPQAFTFIEAWPALKNTQDREVSVTNAVISKQNAIQVMTIHAAKGLEFPIVILMKFGKAFPNPVDTEDYRLAYVGATRARDILIIVHTIQKPIEILSALGDNLIPIRDDRTTNVRPKIKAYSKPTTPPIIAATDLDLYEQCPLKFAAYHEGRFLPKWSIPQSIGSRMHKALEYYLRAGIKTDKTSINNCFKRGLQDGDSPLRKLPCKDIEKMKQSYKEIIETISETSQKVLSIESRYRYLHDGSGQIDGVVDAVIEQRDGVIVLKEWKTSTDIETKKRQYELQARAGALGFCAQSFFPIQMVEIVPIFNPALTISLRYDDTFMAKTNEMLDKVFKDLNDRRYEPQRGNHCKLCQLKFQCPAWYKS